TTTGTCTTTTGTCCGCTTTTTCTATACCCTAATATGTTGGAATCTGATGGTAATCGTTCCACTAGTCACTGCTTTTGGAGTGGTTATATATGAGAGATAAGAAACCACCAATGTCCGGCATTCCAATTGCCGTCTAATCTACTGGCCAAGCTAAGTACATCCTGATatggagaaagaagaaagtgaaGAGGAAGATGACAACAATTCAAAAGGAGTATCAAAAAGGCAATTCATAAAGGCTTAGGGAAGGCAAAGCCTTTCTTCCAGGTTCAATTCACGAAGCTGCACCTGTACTGGTGATTCAACTAactaaggttttaaaaaacagtCTGTGGCCGTGATTTCGGTTGTAACACCAAGATTTTTGTGGTGTCCATGATCACAACATGACCACAATCGTAGCCGTATCAATGACACATGTTCACAATAACAAAGAACACTACAAAACCACgtccacaatttaaaaccttgcagCTAGCTAAGCCAGACATGCACAGACTGTAGTTTCATCTTAAAATCAATGTTTGTGTTTGTTGCTATGTAGCTCATTTACTGTTCTGTTTCTTTTTCCACCTATTCTTGTCACAATTGTCAGTTTGAATGGTTGACTCAGGTAGGGAGGTAGTGAGTGAGTGATTTGAgataaatgtaatattttccTGTGTTTTTTGTTGGAAGCCATAAATAAAGAGGTGAACTCTTTGTTGGcatcaagaaagaaaaatgaatattgTCATTATTTACTTTGTTCTGTCTATTACTGTTCATATTTGTGCTATGTGTGATATGTCCATGTTTCGAATATGAAAACTGTAAGTATGCAATTTACGCGTAGAAGAACATCTCCCGTATGAGTATGCCAAGCTTATGACAGGAAGTCATGAACAATCATGTTGCATATCACATGGGAAGTTTTACCATATATGGGTTTGAATGAGgagttttaaaatatcataGAACTTGAAATACTAACCAATTCAATTGATAGCAATGAAAtgtcaattcaattttaaattaacttatttggATTATTAATCTTGTAATTTTCATAGTAATTGATTCTAAATAACTACGTTTTTTGCTTTTAAACTGTCATCTCTCTCCTCACTTTTCTCTCCGTCACACTGTCAAAAAATTCAACAATATTTCTCCTTACTTTCAACAATCAAAGATGATAAACCGTTGTATGGCACCTCCTCCATGGTGATCTCCGGCCAATGATTTGGTTTGTCGATAATTTTCAACTCTCTTTGTAAACATATTTATCTTTAACTCTCTTTGTCAGTGGTGTGGTTCAACACTGTTTGTCGGCAATTTGGATCCCCAAAAGAGAATAGAGATATTCACCAGGCAGTAATTCCAAACTATCAGAGTCCGAGGTTTACTCTATAAGCAATTCTGTGTACTGAACCTAAGTACGCTAGTAATCTTTATTTCGTTTCCAACACATGTTCCTTGCACTTGCATGTAGGGTTAGTTACATAGTACATTCAGCAGAAAGAAATTTGACCAACCGAATCTTCTTCACTGGAAAACtcataataattacttttatcaTCATCCCGTCCATCAATTTTATTCACTCAAATCCTTACGTCAATTTGTAAGTAAATGGTATTTCTAGTGACATGAACATAGAGGAGAAACACAATTATGTGCCTTCACTTTTGACTATAGGAAATAGTGGGAAAAGTACAGATTGAAAAGGATGACACCTATTAACTTGGTATATCTAGAATACAACctaatttctcaattttttagtTCAGATAAGCATGGGGAAAAACTTTCTGACTACAAAATCGTGTTTTAAGATATCCTCAGAAGAATGACTATTTGTAATAGTTCCTACCAGGACTAGTAATCTCTGTTCTTTTTTCGTCATCATCAACAATTCAAGactttataatatttgaaattagCTAGTTTAACTATGACACTCTAGTCAAGATCTAGACTCTTCTTCATACTTTCGTAAACCATATAAGTAATGCTTGCAGCTGGCACAACTTTGAGGAGATTAGGAATGAGCCCCTTGTAGAAACCTCTAAAGCCTTCATCCTTGAGAGTTTTCCAGAATACATCAGACATTCCCTTGTAAGCACTAGTACTATTGGCAGGTTGTGCCTGCAGTCTGAGAATCATGGTAATGCTATGTCAACAGAGAGCACACATAAAGtatcaataagaaaattaacttaaaagaaCAAAACTTATACTTCCCCCACTCCACATTTCCTTTTGGGGGAAGGAGAGCAGAGAAATAATACTACTACTGACACGACCTTATACCTTGTACGAATAACCTGCAGCGGATAGACACAAGTAGCTCCAAGAGCACCTGAAACTGTCCCACATCCGAGTTGTACTAGAGGACCGGGATCtgtaaaggagaaaaaagaataacatGTTTTAAGTTTCAAAGGTTGAATttacatgtgttaatttgtcattaaaaaatttcaaactggtaaaataaaatcattaagtTCAAGAGATAATGTGGTTGCAGTAATACCATACCACTGTCATAAAGAATATATCTCTTGGATAGATCTTTCAAGGTGTCATATGCAGTGAGATCAATCCCTGCATAAGGAATCATACCAAGAAGAGATGGAACAAGCCCTCTGTAGAAAGCCCGAGGTCCCTCATGGACCCATATATCCTTTGTAAGTGTGACAAGCTTAGGAACCCTTCCACCATCAGAAGCACAAGTCTGTAGCCTAGTTTTGACAAGATCCATTGGATAGATAGCCATCTGTGCAACTGCACCAGCCATACCACCTGCAAAAAGTCTTCCTGCAGTACCAATATCTGACTTGCCATCTTGAGCATCTCCAATTACATTTTTCAGCATTTCATAAGCATAAAACTTGATGGCACTCTCTGGAGCTACCTTCACAACATTCAATCCATTACCTCGGAAAAACCCTAATAAGCCATCTTGTTTCCATATCTTCATCACTGCCGGCATAATAGAAGCTCGTCCAGTCTGAACTTGTAAGACCACCTTTAGACGATCAAGTGGAGCAGTTGCTGTACGAGAAGCAGCTCCTGCTATCCCCCCTGCAATAAAATATCTGCTCCTGTGCACATGCTTGCTGATGCCTTCGGGAATAACAGCTTGTTCTCCAATGTCAACAAGGCACACCCTCTCCCAATGATGATATATGTTTTCAATAGTTGCTTCATGAGgataaagtagaagaaaatctCTCCACTCTTCAAAAGTGATAATTCCATTATTATCCTTGTCAACATGCTCCACAAAGCGAGCAAGCTCTTCCTCGTCAATTTCAATCCCTGCAACATACAAGCTGAATATGCTTACAATTGATACTGCAGGAAAAATGAAACAACAGAAAAAGCATCCACAAAAGGCACCAAGGAACACCATCTAGAAAACCTATATGAATTATAAATGACTGAGCAGATCACTACAtacagagagaaaaaaaaaagcaagtaaAGAAGTAACAAACATGCAATAGAATTTGCCATCAAAGATTGAAGCTGAACCAGGTTTCACAAATCTAAAGCACCATGCATACTCATAGAATTATTCCCAAagttctccctctctctctcttttgaatCTATAAACAAAAACAGCAGTACATCTTCAAAAAAGATACCTATTCATAAATCACTAGGATTCACCAAAGCTATGAACAAAAGTAAAACCCCTGCAGTCTCTCGAGAGTCAAGACTCAACCTTTTCTCACACATAATTGTTATGATTACAACCACGAAAGTCCTATCATAAACGAAAACCATTCCCACCACAAGCTCACCCACTTCACAACCACGACCAAATGCAATGCCAGTTTAAGGAACAACATCGAATGTCAACATGTCTTGGCCCACTCATGGAAAATGAACAGCCAACAACATACTTACATCACCATAAGCACAGAAAGGATGAAGAGAACAGATAGAAAACAACAACACCTACAACACgaacaattaaataataatttcactTCCATGCATTGTGAATGCAAAGATTGTTGCACTGCCGATCAATCAGAAATCATCTTAGGTATGTCAACAATCAGAATCCATCTTAGGCATGaagtaattattacaaaaatcaacaaacttaccATATATGTTAATATGTATGTGATCGAATGATTTACATGCAATAATTACAACTTACAAGCCACGAGGCACAAAACACAATGAACAAAGTAGTAGTACCAGAATACCTACCAGCCTTGACAAGTGCATCCCAGAGCTCTTCAGGGAGAATGCAGCCATTGTGCTCCACATCAATAGCCTGAAATATGCGGTAAAGCTCCAACTCCTTGTCATCCATGTACCGCCTAAAGTCGCGGTAATCGATCCTTCCGTCCCTATCAGCATCACACACCTTGAAAAGCTCCTTTGCATACTTATACTCAGGGGGAATCTGCAGTGCAGACAAACCGGCCTCAATGTGAGCATAGTCCAAGTACCCATTATTCGCAGCATCGAAGAAATTGAAGAGGCTCCGAATTCGAAGATCCCTCTCCTCCTTGGTCTCGCGCAGTGCAAGAAGCACGTGATCCATCGAAACCGGACCCGTTTTCTTGCCACGGCCATGATCGGCTTTCGCTTTCGAAAACCCCACGTGCTCCATGTCTATGGCTTGGCCTGCCCCGGACATGCTCTTTCGCTCAGAatctcagaaaataaaaaattggaaataCCCAATGGAGCATTTGAATTGTGGAGAACCGAAAGATGCTAACTTTGGCCTCAGATCTGCAAAGCGGTTTCGTGGGGTTTAAAGGGTCAAAATCTCAAAAACTCGCAAAAGTCGTAAACCAACAACTGAAAGAAGAAAACCAGCGATTGAATTGAAGGGTGGGTCAAAGGAAAGAGAAGAAAGTGACATAAGAGATTAACCAGAAGCTAATTGGACTAAGCATAGTGTGCAGTGTCATTAtacaaagaagaatgaagaaggtACCTGGAATTGCAATTGGTGAGGACGGTTTTTTCAATTTATGTAGCaatatatgttaattaataCATAAGGCAATGGGTTATTATGCAGTGGTTTTTCCAGGGAGGTATTGTGGAAACCGAATCAGAATATTTAAGAGGGGAGAGAGGTTCCTCATATTATGAATTGTGATTGTAGGAGGGTACTTGGCTGATGAGGAAATCAATCCATTTCTGATTCTGATTGTGTTGTGTTGTTATCCCTCTTTTCTTAACAGCTAGAGAAGAAAAGGGgatattatgttattatttggaTATTCCTCTCTAGGTTGGTTGCCCCTGTTTTATCCAAGTTTTTCCTTTTAACTTCTTGCTACTATAGGTCTACATGCATTCTAGGagtatttctaaaattaaattaaaatacggaatgaatagattaaataaaaaataatgttttaaaaataaattataggtcctttaaaaaaatataaaataaagtatagAATTGTATGTTATGAAATATACTTTaatctataaaataataatatgtattctaagaaaaaaaaatgtctttacacataatattaaaaacaaacaaatataatattgattcatttaaactcaagtcataaataaataaaatcataaaaataatcatcTTATTAAAGTTAATGTTTACATCGcttaacaaaaattttaattaaaggttTAAGATTTTTAACTCTATGGAATCATTCACATGGCAATTTAGAATTTTTCATTCTCTAATAATGATACTAGTAGACATTGGAGACTTAAAgtattagttataaaaaaatataattattttcacaaaaaaatatatgtataaataatatattactaaACATATTGTGTTTGTAAACTTGTGAGTATATCTCATCCCGTATCCGATTCCAATTCTATGGATAATTATTCACCTCACTTAGGAATATTTCTGCAGATACTGGTAAGGTCCAGATACACCTTATCATTCCTAGGTGAAcacttataaaattgattttaaataaaattaattttataaaatcctttttagttaaaattaatcttaaaataaaaagatttatatttgaatattttatttaaaaacaatttaataataaaagttaacgaaaattatctaaaattgctcaaacttcaaattaattttgaaccaACAATTAATCATTCAACATAAAACTAAACATGGTAATGTTTATCTAAAATCATATTAGCTAACCCTTTAACATGATTTGGGATGATCCTAAATAAATCCAAACACTTACATAAATTTGGTTCTTTCTCATATAGTTTCTACAttaagacatatatatatattgatatcaTTTTTAGGATAGTTTG
This genomic interval from Glycine max cultivar Williams 82 chromosome 5, Glycine_max_v4.0, whole genome shotgun sequence contains the following:
- the LOC100791305 gene encoding calcium-dependent mitochondrial ATP-magnesium/phosphate carrier protein 3; this encodes MSGAGQAIDMEHVGFSKAKADHGRGKKTGPVSMDHVLLALRETKEERDLRIRSLFNFFDAANNGYLDYAHIEAGLSALQIPPEYKYAKELFKVCDADRDGRIDYRDFRRYMDDKELELYRIFQAIDVEHNGCILPEELWDALVKAGIEIDEEELARFVEHVDKDNNGIITFEEWRDFLLLYPHEATIENIYHHWERVCLVDIGEQAVIPEGISKHVHRSRYFIAGGIAGAASRTATAPLDRLKVVLQVQTGRASIMPAVMKIWKQDGLLGFFRGNGLNVVKVAPESAIKFYAYEMLKNVIGDAQDGKSDIGTAGRLFAGGMAGAVAQMAIYPMDLVKTRLQTCASDGGRVPKLVTLTKDIWVHEGPRAFYRGLVPSLLGMIPYAGIDLTAYDTLKDLSKRYILYDSDPGPLVQLGCGTVSGALGATCVYPLQVIRTRLQAQPANSTSAYKGMSDVFWKTLKDEGFRGFYKGLIPNLLKVVPAASITYMVYESMKKSLDLD